In a genomic window of Bordetella petrii:
- a CDS encoding 4Fe-4S dicluster domain-containing protein — MGFTRRQLLTGLKPGPILPGSAAAQGRPWRARVTAACLARRGIECRLCGETCSVGALRFRPRAGGPTQPHVDTGRCTGCGDCLPACPVAALIPEAT, encoded by the coding sequence ATGGGGTTCACTCGACGCCAGTTGCTCACTGGCCTGAAGCCCGGGCCGATACTGCCCGGGTCAGCCGCCGCGCAGGGCCGGCCATGGCGCGCCCGGGTAACGGCCGCCTGCCTAGCCCGCCGCGGCATCGAATGCCGCCTGTGCGGCGAAACCTGCAGCGTCGGCGCCCTTCGCTTCCGCCCGCGCGCGGGCGGCCCCACCCAGCCCCATGTCGATACCGGCCGCTGCACCGGCTGCGGCGATTGCCTGCCGGCCTGCCCGGTGGCAGCCCTGATTCCGGAGGCCACATGA
- a CDS encoding heme lyase CcmF/NrfE family subunit produces the protein MIPELGLLSLALALCLAAVQASLPLAGAWRGNPRWIALAAPTAWGQFTFLLLAFAALAHAFLGDDFSVAYVARNANSALPWYYKFSAIWGAHEGSLLLWALLLAGWSCAVCVGSRQLPRTMRARVLAVMGMISVGFLLFLIATSNPFERLLPDVPADGNDLNPLLQDFGLIVHPPMLYMGYVGFSVAFAFAIAALLDGRLDAAWARWSRPWTLVAWAFLGLGIALGSWWAYYELGWGGWWFWDPVENASFMPWLVGTALIHSLAATEKRGVFKSWTVLLAIAAFSLSLLGTFLVRSGVLTSVHAFATDPARGVFILCFLLVVVGGSLALFALRAPAVASAASFGTWSRETLLLINNLLLSVAAAMILLGTLYPLVLDALTGAKLSVGPPYFNALFVPLMALLMAATALGVAARWKDTPPRWLAGMLGPVLAASLAFAAGAAALARDSRWTVGAVCLLAAWIVLGALRDIVDKTRHLGLRRGLPALGRSYWGMQLAHLGLAMCALGVVLNSAGNLERDLRMAPGDAVELGGYRFVFEGTTARPGPNFVAERGTMQILRDGRHVATLHPEKRVYHAQQNAMTEAAIFAGFTRDLFTALGEPLDNGAWAVRVHIKPFVRWIWLGALLMAAGGLLAATDRRYRRRVPGTAPAALNAGEHP, from the coding sequence ATGATCCCCGAACTCGGGTTGCTGTCGCTGGCCCTGGCGCTTTGTCTGGCCGCGGTGCAGGCCAGCCTGCCCCTGGCGGGAGCCTGGCGCGGCAACCCGCGCTGGATCGCGCTGGCCGCACCGACTGCGTGGGGCCAGTTCACTTTCCTGCTGCTGGCGTTCGCGGCGCTTGCGCACGCTTTCCTGGGCGACGACTTCTCGGTGGCGTACGTGGCCCGCAATGCCAACAGCGCCCTGCCCTGGTACTACAAATTCAGCGCCATCTGGGGCGCACATGAAGGCTCGCTGCTGCTGTGGGCGTTGCTGCTGGCGGGCTGGTCTTGTGCCGTATGCGTGGGCTCGCGCCAATTGCCCCGCACCATGCGGGCCCGCGTGCTGGCGGTCATGGGCATGATCAGCGTGGGGTTCCTGCTGTTTCTCATCGCCACCTCGAATCCTTTCGAACGTCTGCTGCCCGATGTTCCTGCCGACGGCAACGACCTCAACCCGTTGCTGCAGGACTTCGGCCTCATCGTGCACCCTCCCATGCTCTATATGGGCTATGTCGGCTTCTCCGTAGCCTTCGCGTTCGCCATTGCCGCGCTGCTCGACGGCCGGCTCGACGCCGCATGGGCGCGCTGGTCGCGGCCCTGGACACTGGTCGCCTGGGCCTTCCTGGGACTGGGCATCGCGCTGGGGTCGTGGTGGGCCTATTACGAGCTGGGCTGGGGCGGCTGGTGGTTCTGGGACCCGGTCGAGAACGCCTCGTTCATGCCATGGCTGGTGGGCACGGCCCTGATTCATTCCCTGGCCGCCACCGAGAAGCGCGGCGTCTTCAAGAGCTGGACGGTGCTGCTTGCCATTGCCGCGTTTTCGCTGAGCCTGCTGGGCACGTTCCTGGTGCGCTCGGGCGTGCTGACCTCGGTGCACGCCTTTGCCACCGACCCGGCGCGTGGCGTGTTCATTCTGTGCTTCCTGCTGGTGGTGGTGGGTGGCTCGCTGGCTTTGTTCGCCTTGCGCGCGCCGGCAGTGGCCAGCGCAGCCAGCTTCGGCACGTGGTCGCGCGAAACCCTGTTGCTGATCAACAACCTGCTGCTGTCCGTGGCCGCGGCCATGATCCTGCTAGGCACGCTGTATCCGCTGGTGCTCGACGCGCTGACCGGCGCCAAGCTGTCGGTCGGCCCCCCTTATTTCAACGCTTTGTTCGTGCCGCTGATGGCGCTGCTGATGGCGGCCACCGCGCTGGGCGTCGCCGCGCGCTGGAAAGACACCCCGCCGCGCTGGCTGGCGGGCATGCTGGGGCCCGTGCTGGCAGCCAGCCTCGCGTTCGCCGCCGGCGCGGCCGCGCTGGCGCGCGATTCGCGTTGGACAGTCGGGGCCGTATGCCTGCTGGCCGCCTGGATCGTGCTGGGCGCCTTGCGCGACATTGTCGACAAGACCCGCCACCTGGGCCTGCGGCGCGGTCTGCCGGCCCTGGGACGCAGCTACTGGGGTATGCAACTGGCGCACCTGGGGCTGGCCATGTGCGCGCTGGGCGTGGTGCTCAACAGCGCAGGCAACCTCGAACGCGACCTGCGCATGGCGCCCGGCGATGCCGTGGAACTCGGCGGCTACCGGTTCGTATTCGAGGGCACGACGGCACGCCCTGGCCCGAACTTCGTCGCCGAGCGCGGCACCATGCAGATCTTGCGCGACGGACGGCACGTTGCCACGCTGCACCCCGAAAAACGCGTGTACCACGCGCAACAGAACGCCATGACCGAAGCCGCCATTTTCGCGGGCTTCACGCGCGACCTCTTCACCGCCCTGGGCGAGCCGCTCGACAACGGCGCGTGGGCCGTGCGCGTGCACATCAAGCCCTTCGTGCGCTGGATCTGGCTGGGCGCGCTGTTGATGGCCGCGGGCGGCCTGCTGGCGGCCACCGACCGCCGTTATCGCCGCCGCGTACCCGGCACCGCGCCGGCCGCCTTGAACGCGGGAGAACACCCATGA
- a CDS encoding DsbE family thiol:disulfide interchange protein has product MKKLLRLLPLVLFLGVAALLYRGLFLDPARLPSALVGKPFPEFTLLSLDDARTLTRQDILGTPALVNVWATWCPSCRQEHPVLNRLSQSGVVIHGVNYKDDRVSAQRWLSTLHNPYRLNIEDAAGTLGLDLGVYGAPETFLVDARGVIRDKFVGVIDDTVWRERLEPVYRQLLDEASR; this is encoded by the coding sequence ATGAAGAAACTGCTGCGACTACTGCCATTGGTGCTGTTCCTGGGGGTTGCGGCGCTGCTCTACCGCGGCCTGTTCCTCGATCCCGCGAGGCTGCCGTCAGCCCTGGTGGGCAAGCCGTTTCCCGAGTTCACCCTGCTTTCGCTCGATGACGCGCGCACCCTGACCCGCCAAGACATCCTGGGCACACCGGCGCTGGTCAACGTCTGGGCTACCTGGTGCCCCTCGTGTCGCCAGGAGCATCCCGTGCTGAACCGCCTGTCGCAGTCCGGCGTGGTGATTCACGGCGTGAACTACAAAGACGACCGAGTCTCTGCTCAGCGGTGGCTGAGCACGCTGCACAACCCCTACCGCCTGAACATCGAAGACGCCGCCGGCACACTAGGCCTGGACCTCGGCGTGTACGGCGCGCCCGAAACGTTTCTTGTCGACGCCCGGGGCGTCATCCGGGACAAGTTCGTCGGCGTCATCGACGACACCGTCTGGCGCGAAAGGCTCGAGCCCGTCTATCGTCAGTTACTTGACGAGGCTTCCCGATGA
- the ccmI gene encoding c-type cytochrome biogenesis protein CcmI — translation MIQFWLPAALLLTLATAFVLVPLLRARDPARDTDRAALNVALYGERLQALQAQRQTGLLTQAQFEAARAEAARALLADTAGQPAPAARGKAGMALALAAALLVPAGATALYWRWGALDQVLQAQQYAGHANESIEHMTARLEAALAAAPETPEAWFFLGRTYMAQDRWADAAGAFEQAVTRAGRPPEWLGHWAQALYFADDQQWTPRLQALVDEALAGDPEEAVSLTLAGIAAFESGRYADAVDYWERLAATLPAGDPTRDTVMTGVARARSLAGPPAAPPP, via the coding sequence ATGATCCAGTTCTGGCTACCCGCCGCGCTGCTGCTGACGCTGGCCACGGCATTCGTGCTTGTTCCGCTGCTGCGGGCGCGCGATCCGGCCAGGGATACCGACCGCGCGGCGCTCAATGTGGCGCTGTACGGCGAACGCCTGCAGGCGCTGCAGGCGCAGCGCCAAACCGGCCTGCTCACTCAGGCCCAGTTCGAGGCCGCCCGCGCCGAAGCGGCGCGCGCTCTGTTGGCCGACACCGCAGGCCAGCCCGCCCCCGCGGCGCGCGGCAAGGCGGGCATGGCCTTGGCGCTGGCAGCCGCCTTGCTGGTGCCGGCAGGCGCAACCGCGCTGTACTGGCGCTGGGGCGCGCTCGACCAGGTGCTGCAGGCGCAGCAGTACGCCGGCCACGCCAATGAAAGCATCGAACACATGACGGCGCGCCTCGAAGCCGCGCTGGCGGCGGCTCCCGAAACCCCCGAGGCCTGGTTCTTCCTGGGCCGCACCTACATGGCCCAGGACCGCTGGGCCGATGCGGCCGGCGCCTTCGAACAGGCCGTCACCCGGGCGGGCCGCCCGCCAGAGTGGCTGGGCCATTGGGCACAGGCTCTGTACTTCGCCGACGACCAGCAATGGACGCCTCGATTGCAGGCCCTGGTCGACGAAGCGCTGGCGGGCGATCCCGAAGAAGCGGTCAGCCTGACCCTGGCCGGCATCGCCGCTTTCGAAAGCGGGAGGTACGCCGACGCGGTGGACTACTGGGAGCGCCTGGCGGCGACTCTGCCCGCCGGCGATCCCACCCGCGACACCGTCATGACCGGCGTCGCGCGCGCCCGCTCGCTGGCGGGTCCCCCCGCCGCGCCGCCGCCCTGA
- the gcvT gene encoding glycine cleavage system aminomethyltransferase GcvT, with the protein MSASLKRTPLADAHVAAGARMVDFGGWDMPLAYGSQLEEHHAVRRDAGMFDVSHMLNVDVTGPDATAFLRRLVANDVARLTVPGKALYSCMLNPQGGIIDDLIVYFFAADQWRVVVNAATADKDVAWMQRVAAAGSYDVAIAPRRDLAMVAVQGPNARARVWAARPAWQAATEPLTPFVAAQVADDTLVARTGYTGEDGFEIVLPADQVVALWNDLLAQGVRPCGLGARDTLRLEAGMNLYGQDMDELTQPDQAGLTWTVSLKDPERRFVGRDALEQFAAPRGFVGLKLQERGVMRAHMAVYTPLGEGEITSGTMSPTLGVSVAFARVPQGVQPGQTVEVDIRGKRVPALVCKLPFVRHGKAVEHS; encoded by the coding sequence ATGTCCGCTTCCCTCAAACGCACCCCGCTGGCCGACGCCCACGTCGCCGCCGGCGCCCGCATGGTCGATTTCGGCGGCTGGGACATGCCGCTGGCGTATGGCTCGCAGCTCGAAGAACACCATGCCGTGCGCCGCGACGCCGGCATGTTCGACGTGTCCCACATGCTGAACGTCGACGTCACCGGTCCGGACGCCACTGCATTTCTGCGGCGCCTGGTGGCCAACGACGTGGCTCGCCTTACGGTGCCCGGCAAGGCGTTGTACAGCTGCATGCTCAACCCGCAGGGCGGCATCATCGACGACCTGATCGTCTATTTCTTCGCTGCCGACCAATGGCGCGTGGTGGTAAACGCCGCCACGGCCGACAAAGACGTTGCCTGGATGCAGCGCGTGGCCGCGGCGGGCAGCTACGACGTCGCCATCGCGCCGCGCCGCGACCTGGCCATGGTGGCCGTGCAGGGGCCCAACGCCCGTGCCCGCGTCTGGGCCGCCCGGCCGGCCTGGCAGGCCGCCACCGAGCCGCTGACGCCTTTCGTGGCGGCCCAGGTGGCCGACGACACCCTGGTGGCGCGCACCGGCTACACCGGCGAAGACGGTTTCGAGATCGTGCTGCCGGCCGACCAGGTGGTGGCCTTGTGGAACGATCTGCTGGCCCAGGGCGTGCGCCCCTGCGGGCTGGGCGCGCGCGACACGCTGCGCCTCGAGGCCGGCATGAACCTGTATGGCCAGGACATGGACGAGCTCACCCAGCCCGATCAGGCAGGCCTGACCTGGACGGTGTCGCTGAAAGACCCCGAGCGCCGTTTCGTGGGGCGCGATGCCCTGGAACAGTTCGCCGCGCCCCGCGGCTTCGTGGGCCTGAAGCTGCAAGAGCGCGGCGTAATGCGCGCCCACATGGCGGTATACACGCCCCTGGGCGAGGGCGAAATCACCAGCGGCACGATGTCGCCCACGCTCGGCGTGTCGGTGGCGTTCGCCCGCGTGCCCCAGGGCGTGCAGCCTGGCCAGACGGTCGAGGTCGATATCCGCGGCAAGCGGGTGCCGGCCCTGGTATGCAAATTGCCGTTCGTGCGCCATGGCAAGGCGGTCGAACACTCGTAA
- the gcvH gene encoding glycine cleavage system protein GcvH yields the protein MSLPTDRKYTESHEWVKAEGDVFAVGITDNAQEQLGDLVFVGDVNVGAKLKAGATAGVVESVKAASDIYAPVSGEIVAFNDELESTPNLINESAFSTWIFKIRPDNAADVDKLLDAAGYEAVANG from the coding sequence ATGAGCCTGCCCACCGACCGCAAATACACCGAATCCCATGAATGGGTCAAAGCCGAGGGCGACGTGTTCGCCGTTGGCATTACAGACAACGCCCAGGAACAATTGGGCGACCTCGTCTTCGTTGGCGATGTCAACGTCGGCGCCAAGCTGAAGGCCGGCGCCACGGCTGGCGTGGTCGAATCGGTCAAGGCCGCTTCCGACATTTACGCGCCCGTGTCGGGCGAGATCGTGGCTTTTAACGACGAACTCGAAAGCACGCCCAACCTGATCAACGAATCGGCGTTTTCCACGTGGATCTTCAAGATCCGGCCCGACAACGCGGCCGACGTCGACAAACTGCTGGACGCTGCCGGCTACGAAGCCGTCGCCAACGGCTGA
- a CDS encoding cytochrome c-type biogenesis protein, which produces MAVVLWGCLLAGPARAAIDVHEFSSEAEHARYKHLTEVLRCPKCQNQNIADSNSPIAQDLRREVSRMLEEGRSEAQIIDFMVARYGDFVLYRPPFDLRTVMLWLGPAVLLLAGAGLVGVLVARGRRVRNVALTEDEHRRLADLLGASRNDETAP; this is translated from the coding sequence ATGGCTGTCGTTCTATGGGGATGCCTGCTGGCGGGCCCGGCCCGGGCCGCCATCGATGTGCATGAATTCAGCAGCGAGGCCGAACACGCCCGCTACAAGCACCTGACCGAGGTGCTGCGCTGCCCCAAGTGCCAGAACCAGAATATTGCCGACTCCAATTCTCCCATCGCCCAGGACCTGCGCCGCGAAGTCAGCCGCATGCTGGAGGAAGGCCGTAGCGAAGCCCAGATCATCGACTTCATGGTGGCACGCTATGGCGATTTCGTGCTGTACCGGCCTCCCTTCGACCTGCGTACGGTCATGCTCTGGCTTGGCCCCGCCGTATTGCTGCTGGCGGGTGCGGGACTGGTGGGCGTGCTGGTCGCACGCGGACGCCGCGTGCGCAACGTCGCGCTGACAGAAGACGAACACCGGCGGCTGGCCGATCTGCTGGGCGCCAGCCGCAACGACGAGACCGCGCCATGA
- a CDS encoding chaperone NapD produces MRIVSLVLRIAPHSLPAAESALAAIPGVQVHAQDAATGKLIITIEDGPGYSTADSILAAHKVPCVLSATLAYEYGEDDAPPASQLPSLHRSPAQEAPSCH; encoded by the coding sequence ATGAGAATCGTCAGCCTGGTCCTGCGCATCGCGCCGCACAGCCTGCCCGCCGCCGAAAGCGCGCTGGCCGCCATCCCGGGCGTGCAGGTGCATGCGCAAGACGCCGCCACCGGCAAGCTCATCATCACCATCGAAGACGGCCCGGGCTACAGCACCGCCGACTCCATCCTGGCCGCCCACAAAGTTCCTTGCGTGCTGTCGGCCACCCTGGCTTACGAATACGGCGAAGACGACGCGCCGCCTGCCAGCCAACTGCCCTCTCTCCACCGATCTCCGGCACAGGAAGCTCCATCATGTCACTGA
- the gcvP gene encoding aminomethyl-transferring glycine dehydrogenase produces the protein MSRALDPHTDFIPRHIGPTAADQEKMLAAIGCGSLDALLQEVVPPAIRSQGPLALPASRSESDVLADLKAVAGRNRIYRNYIGQGYYGTHTPNVVLRNVLENPAWYTAYTPYQPEISQGRLEALLNYQTMVADLTGLDISNASLLDEGTAAAEAMTLARRGSKSASQVFFVSAHCHPQTIEVVRTRAEGLGIEVALGDEAQGLPECFGVLLQYPHSLGGVADYRALAEAAHAQGAVVACATDLLALALMTPPGEWGADIAIGSSQRFGVPFGFGGPHAGFMACKDAYKRNMPGRLVGVSKDAQGNPALRLALQTREQHIRREKATSNICTAQVLLAVMAGLYAVWHGPDGIRRIATRVHRYTAILRAALTQLGIKVVNDTFFDTLLLETGVATPAIVEAAVCEHINLRRVDGARLAVSLDETVTAADLQALVNVFAAGLQKDDLALDIDAHDAAAPGGIPAALQRQGGILAHPVFSSIQSETDMLRYLRKLADKDLALDRSMIPLGSCTMKLNATAEMIPITWPEFALIHPYAPADQSAGYRELIERLSKALCEITGYDDISLQPNSGAQGEYAGLLAIRGYHRANGQAQRNVCLIPASAHGTNPASAQLAGMEVVVVASDANGNVDLDDLRAKLTQVGDRLAALMITYPSTHGVFEESITHICDLVHQAGGQVYLDGANMNAMVGVARPGKFGSDVSHLNLHKTFCIPHGGGGPGVGPVAVRSHLAPFLPGVLNAQGKLGGETGIGPVAAAPYGSAGILPISYAYIALMGADGLRRATEVAILNANYVAARLRDYYPVLYAGRNGRVAHECILDVRPLKDSSGISAEDIAKRLMDYGFHAPTMSFPVAGTLMVEPTESEGLAELERFIDAMIAIREEIAQVERGERDRDDNVLKNAPHTAQMLLAEEWLHDYPRQQAAYPVASLRDAKYWPPVARVDNAYGDRNLVCACLPVEAYA, from the coding sequence ATGTCGCGCGCCCTAGACCCCCACACCGATTTCATTCCCCGCCACATCGGCCCCACCGCGGCCGACCAGGAAAAAATGCTCGCGGCCATTGGCTGCGGCAGCCTCGATGCCTTGCTGCAGGAAGTCGTGCCGCCGGCCATCCGCAGCCAGGGTCCGCTGGCGCTGCCCGCCTCGCGCAGCGAATCCGACGTGCTGGCCGACCTGAAGGCGGTCGCCGGGCGCAATCGCATCTACCGTAATTACATCGGCCAGGGCTACTACGGCACCCACACGCCCAACGTGGTGCTGCGCAACGTGCTCGAAAACCCGGCCTGGTACACCGCTTATACGCCGTACCAGCCCGAGATTTCACAGGGCCGGCTCGAAGCCCTGCTCAACTACCAGACCATGGTGGCCGACCTGACCGGGCTGGACATCTCCAACGCATCGTTGCTGGATGAAGGCACGGCCGCGGCCGAAGCCATGACGCTGGCGCGGCGGGGGTCGAAATCGGCCAGCCAGGTGTTCTTCGTGTCGGCGCACTGCCATCCGCAAACCATCGAAGTGGTGCGCACGCGCGCCGAAGGCCTGGGCATCGAGGTCGCGCTGGGCGATGAGGCCCAGGGCTTGCCCGAGTGCTTCGGCGTACTGCTGCAATACCCGCACAGCCTGGGTGGCGTGGCCGACTATCGCGCGCTGGCAGAGGCCGCGCACGCGCAGGGCGCGGTGGTGGCTTGCGCCACCGACCTGCTGGCCCTGGCCCTGATGACGCCGCCCGGCGAATGGGGCGCCGACATCGCCATCGGCTCGTCGCAGCGGTTCGGCGTGCCGTTCGGTTTTGGCGGCCCGCATGCCGGCTTCATGGCCTGCAAGGACGCCTATAAGCGCAACATGCCGGGCCGCCTGGTGGGCGTGTCCAAAGACGCGCAGGGCAATCCCGCGCTGCGGCTGGCCTTGCAGACTCGCGAACAGCACATCCGCCGCGAGAAGGCCACCTCCAACATCTGCACCGCCCAGGTGCTGCTGGCCGTAATGGCCGGCCTGTATGCCGTGTGGCATGGCCCGGACGGCATTCGCCGCATTGCCACCCGCGTGCATCGCTATACCGCGATCTTGCGCGCCGCGCTGACGCAGCTGGGCATCAAGGTGGTCAACGACACCTTCTTCGACACGCTGTTGCTGGAAACCGGCGTGGCGACGCCGGCCATTGTCGAGGCCGCGGTGTGCGAACACATCAATCTGCGCCGCGTCGACGGCGCACGGCTGGCGGTCTCGCTGGACGAAACCGTTACGGCCGCCGACCTGCAGGCCCTGGTCAATGTGTTCGCGGCCGGCTTGCAGAAAGACGACCTCGCACTCGACATCGACGCGCACGACGCCGCCGCGCCCGGCGGTATTCCCGCTGCGCTGCAGCGCCAGGGCGGCATTCTGGCGCATCCGGTGTTCTCGAGCATCCAGTCTGAAACCGACATGCTGCGCTACCTGCGCAAGCTGGCCGACAAAGACCTGGCGCTGGACCGCAGCATGATCCCGCTGGGCTCGTGCACCATGAAGCTGAACGCCACGGCCGAGATGATCCCCATCACCTGGCCCGAGTTCGCGCTCATCCATCCTTATGCGCCGGCCGACCAGAGCGCAGGCTATCGCGAACTCATCGAACGCCTGTCGAAGGCGCTGTGCGAAATTACCGGGTACGACGACATCAGTCTGCAGCCGAATTCCGGCGCTCAGGGCGAGTATGCCGGCTTGCTGGCCATCCGCGGCTACCACCGCGCCAACGGCCAGGCGCAGCGTAACGTGTGCCTGATCCCCGCTTCGGCGCACGGCACCAACCCGGCCTCGGCACAATTGGCCGGCATGGAAGTCGTGGTGGTGGCATCCGACGCCAATGGCAACGTCGACCTCGACGACCTGCGCGCCAAGCTGACCCAGGTGGGCGACCGCCTGGCCGCGCTGATGATCACGTATCCGTCTACGCACGGCGTATTCGAAGAATCGATCACCCATATCTGCGACCTGGTGCACCAGGCCGGCGGCCAGGTGTACCTGGATGGCGCCAACATGAACGCCATGGTGGGCGTCGCGCGTCCCGGCAAGTTCGGCTCGGACGTGTCGCACCTGAACCTGCACAAGACGTTCTGCATACCGCACGGCGGCGGCGGCCCCGGCGTGGGCCCGGTGGCGGTGCGTTCGCACCTGGCGCCCTTCCTGCCAGGAGTGCTCAATGCGCAGGGCAAGCTGGGCGGCGAAACGGGAATCGGGCCGGTGGCGGCGGCGCCGTACGGCTCGGCCGGTATCCTGCCGATTTCGTATGCCTACATTGCCCTGATGGGCGCCGACGGCCTGCGCCGCGCCACCGAGGTGGCCATTCTCAATGCCAACTACGTGGCCGCGCGCCTGCGCGACTACTATCCCGTGCTGTATGCCGGCCGCAACGGCCGGGTGGCGCACGAGTGCATTCTGGATGTGCGCCCGCTGAAAGACAGCAGCGGCATCAGCGCCGAAGACATCGCCAAGCGCCTGATGGACTACGGCTTCCATGCCCCCACCATGAGCTTCCCGGTGGCCGGGACGCTCATGGTCGAGCCCACCGAGTCCGAGGGCCTGGCCGAGCTCGAGCGCTTCATCGACGCGATGATCGCCATTCGCGAAGAAATCGCGCAGGTCGAGCGTGGCGAGCGCGACCGCGACGACAACGTGCTGAAGAACGCCCCGCACACGGCGCAGATGCTGCTGGCAGAAGAGTGGCTGCACGACTACCCGCGTCAGCAGGCGGCATATCCGGTGGCCTCGCTGCGCGATGCCAAGTACTGGCCTCCGGTGGCGCGCGTGGACAACGCCTACGGCGATCGCAACCTGGTGTGCGCTTGCCTGCCGGTCGAGGCCTACGCCTGA